The Pecten maximus unplaced genomic scaffold, xPecMax1.1, whole genome shotgun sequence nucleotide sequence ACAGCATCGCTGTCTAATCGTCCAACAGAACCGAATCTTAGTTCTTCTTGATAAACTTTAAGCTTCTCTTCTGCTAACATATAAAAATTTGATTTCATCATCATATATGGTTGAAGGCCACTGCATGTATATCTATAGTTGACCACTAACCATATGACAATTAGTGTGAGTAAATTCAGAGCACCTGTTGTTGCGTTCCTGAGTTCAAACTGACAACTTTCTAACAGGACATCATGTTCTGAATCATAGAAGTACACAACCAGTTGGTCTGTGCCACAGGCACCGATACAAGGAAGTAGAAAGTTACTGCTGTAAGGACGAAGTTTCTTGTTCAGAAATGAGGAGACAATCACTTCAGCCACGATTTGTTGGTTCAGCTTCAGACCTGCTGCCTTTCTTTTAACTCCCACACTAGATTTTGTAACCTCTGACCTCTTCCTTCCTGTTTCATCATCATCACCTCCATCACTATCACAACAAGTAATGTATTTTACCGGCAAATTGCAGTCGAGAATAAAATCCAGATGTCCGTGCCATACGCTTGTGTTTCCTAAAAAGAAGAAACACAAACACTAATTGTAAAGATTAAATGTAATTGAATAAAACTAGAATCGTTGCCATCAAACAATTGTATATGTACCT carries:
- the LOC117319119 gene encoding uncharacterized protein LOC117319119, translated to CLCFFFLGNTSVWHGHLDFILDCNLPVKYITCCDSDGGDDDETGRKRSEVTKSSVGVKRKAAGLKLNQQIVAEVIVSSFLNKKLRPYSSNFLLPCIGACGTDQLVVYFYDSEHDVLLESCQFELRNATTGALNLLTLIVIWLVVNYRYTCSGLQPYMMMKSNFYMLAEEKLKVYQEELRFGSVGRLDSDAVEELSDFPWNPEGLKDIDDEIEELKKYF